A genomic segment from Candidatus Brocadia sinica JPN1 encodes:
- the purQ gene encoding phosphoribosylformylglycinamidine synthase I — protein sequence MLTPKVLILRTAGTNCDYETRYAFEKAGAKVDVVHINILLASKKLLKDYQILTLPGGFTYGDDVSAGKILANQIKYNLEEDITTFINEKKLILGICNGFQTLTKAGLLPSVNKNHQEATLTFNDSNKFEDRWVYLKVCSNKSVFIKDTDIPTLYLPIAHGEGKFITKDKTVLNEITTNHQVVFKYVNERGEEAGYPWNPAGAIQNIAGICDPTGQILGMMPHPERHVEPAQHPRWTRNGPKEWGDGFFIFKNAVQYVKTSF from the coding sequence ATGTTGACACCAAAAGTTTTAATACTCAGAACTGCTGGAACAAATTGCGATTATGAAACCCGATACGCCTTTGAAAAGGCAGGGGCAAAGGTGGATGTTGTTCATATCAATATCCTCCTTGCCAGCAAAAAACTTCTGAAAGATTATCAAATTTTAACCCTGCCGGGCGGGTTTACCTATGGCGATGATGTGTCAGCGGGTAAAATACTGGCAAATCAGATCAAGTATAATTTGGAAGAAGATATTACGACCTTCATCAATGAAAAAAAACTCATCCTGGGTATCTGTAATGGATTTCAGACACTGACAAAGGCAGGGTTGCTGCCATCGGTTAATAAGAACCACCAGGAGGCCACCTTGACCTTTAATGACTCGAATAAATTCGAAGATCGGTGGGTATATTTAAAAGTCTGCTCGAACAAATCAGTTTTTATTAAGGATACCGATATTCCGACACTATATCTGCCCATAGCACACGGGGAAGGAAAATTTATTACAAAGGACAAAACAGTTCTGAATGAAATTACAACGAATCACCAGGTAGTCTTTAAGTACGTGAACGAACGAGGTGAAGAAGCCGGTTACCCATGGAATCCTGCCGGGGCGATTCAGAATATAGCCGGTATCTGTGACCCAACCGGTCAAATCCTGGGCATGATGCCCCACCCGGAGAGACACGTAGAACCAGCGCAACATCCGCGTTGGACACGCAACGGACCCAAGGAATGGGGAGACGGTTTTTTCATTTTCAAAAATGCAGTTCAATACGTGAAAACGAGTTTTTGA
- the fdhF gene encoding formate dehydrogenase subunit alpha translates to MVSLLIDGKKVEAESTQTILQAAQKVGIHIPTLCHDPRLAPSGACRMCVVEVEGAQSLVASCATPVSEGMKVSTRSESVTRARKLNLELIWSNHPNDCLTCDKTGECQLQKFMYEYDVKASRFGEQNPPSTPDDSNPGIYRDMNKCILCGKCVRICDEVQNQHIWAFSNRGMQTLIATAFEKPLKDSGCVFCGHCVSVCPVGALMDKPAAKKGRPWETRKVRTVCSYCGVGCSLVLHVKEGEILKVTSDTHDAPNYGSLCVKGRYGFEFYKSPDRLKSPLIRDRIDQPFRKASWDETISLVARKLMEIKQKYGPDSFGCLSSSRGTNEENYLAQKFTRAVMGTNNMDNCARVCHAPSVTGLRAALGSGAATNSLADIEGAEVLIVSGSNTTEAHPVAALKIKKAVRQNGAKLIVIDPREIELVQYATVWLRLKPGTNVALINGLLHVILKEGLENREFIRQRTENIDMLRQVVAQYTPEKTEEITGVPQEEIIKAARIYAGTRKGMIVYGLGMTEHKAGSHGVMSLANLALITGNVGRPNTGINPLRGQNNVQGSCDMGALPDVYTCYQKVDDPIANKKFSEAWGCQLPAKPGLKEPQMYREALAGKLKAMYIIGYDPAATQANIHHVRSAMKKLDLLVVQELFMTETAKLAHVVLPAGCFFEKDGTFTNAERRVRRLNQAIPLPKGTKHDWEIICLIASAMGYPMHYNHPNEIMDELASLTPEFAGIDFKRLEGDGLVWPVWDKKHPGTPILHKDTFTRGKGRLNDLLYTPSEELPDSDYPLYLTTGRRLYHYNNGSMSLRNPEIYAISSEEFAEIHPGEAEILGIKTGDTVRVKSRRGSLEVKAHVTTKSRPGSIFLSFHFPETPTNILTGPGEDLLALTPEYKVCAIKVEKI, encoded by the coding sequence ATGGTATCTTTATTAATAGATGGGAAAAAAGTGGAGGCTGAATCAACTCAAACGATTTTGCAGGCAGCACAAAAAGTGGGGATTCACATCCCTACCTTGTGTCACGACCCGCGCCTGGCCCCTTCCGGAGCCTGCCGGATGTGTGTAGTAGAGGTAGAAGGCGCTCAGTCCCTGGTGGCCTCCTGTGCAACCCCTGTCTCAGAAGGCATGAAGGTCTCTACCCGGAGTGAATCTGTAACACGGGCACGAAAACTCAACCTGGAACTTATCTGGTCTAACCATCCCAATGATTGTCTTACATGCGACAAGACAGGGGAATGCCAGCTTCAAAAATTTATGTACGAATATGATGTAAAAGCCTCACGGTTTGGAGAACAGAATCCACCTTCAACGCCAGATGATTCAAATCCCGGCATCTATAGGGATATGAACAAATGCATCCTCTGCGGAAAATGCGTCAGGATCTGTGATGAGGTTCAAAACCAGCATATCTGGGCATTTTCAAACCGGGGGATGCAAACCTTAATCGCAACAGCCTTCGAAAAACCCTTAAAAGATTCAGGTTGTGTATTTTGCGGACACTGCGTTTCTGTATGTCCGGTAGGCGCCCTCATGGATAAACCCGCTGCAAAAAAGGGCCGCCCCTGGGAAACCAGGAAGGTGCGCACGGTTTGCAGTTACTGCGGGGTAGGGTGCAGCCTTGTGCTTCATGTGAAGGAGGGTGAAATTCTTAAGGTAACGTCCGATACCCATGATGCCCCAAATTATGGCAGTTTGTGTGTCAAGGGACGATATGGATTCGAGTTTTATAAAAGCCCGGACCGTTTAAAGTCCCCGCTGATTCGTGATCGTATTGATCAGCCCTTTCGGAAGGCAAGCTGGGATGAGACAATCAGCCTGGTAGCCAGAAAACTGATGGAGATCAAGCAGAAATATGGTCCTGACTCATTTGGGTGTCTCAGTTCTTCAAGGGGTACAAACGAAGAAAACTATCTGGCTCAAAAATTCACTCGTGCCGTAATGGGAACCAATAATATGGATAACTGTGCACGTGTATGCCACGCCCCTTCAGTAACGGGACTCAGAGCTGCCCTGGGAAGTGGTGCAGCCACGAATTCCCTGGCTGATATTGAGGGAGCGGAAGTCCTTATCGTCAGCGGTTCCAACACCACCGAGGCCCATCCGGTAGCTGCCTTAAAAATTAAAAAAGCGGTACGGCAAAATGGGGCAAAACTCATCGTAATCGACCCGCGCGAGATAGAACTCGTCCAGTACGCAACCGTGTGGTTACGTTTAAAACCGGGCACCAACGTAGCCCTTATCAATGGCCTGCTGCATGTCATTTTAAAAGAAGGTCTGGAAAACAGGGAATTTATCCGGCAACGGACAGAAAACATAGACATGTTACGGCAGGTAGTAGCCCAGTACACACCTGAAAAGACAGAGGAGATTACCGGGGTACCACAAGAGGAAATCATCAAGGCTGCCAGAATTTACGCCGGTACGCGGAAGGGTATGATTGTCTACGGATTGGGAATGACCGAACATAAGGCCGGCTCTCATGGCGTCATGTCCCTGGCAAATCTGGCTTTGATTACGGGCAACGTGGGCCGGCCAAATACCGGGATCAATCCGCTTCGCGGACAGAATAACGTCCAGGGTTCATGTGACATGGGGGCATTACCAGACGTCTACACCTGTTATCAAAAGGTCGATGATCCAATCGCCAATAAAAAATTCTCTGAAGCATGGGGTTGCCAGCTTCCCGCAAAACCTGGCCTAAAGGAACCACAAATGTACCGGGAAGCCCTGGCAGGAAAACTAAAAGCGATGTATATCATTGGGTATGACCCGGCTGCAACGCAGGCCAATATCCATCATGTGCGGTCAGCCATGAAAAAACTTGATCTTCTTGTAGTACAGGAGCTTTTTATGACGGAGACGGCAAAACTTGCCCATGTAGTACTCCCCGCCGGCTGTTTCTTTGAGAAGGACGGTACCTTTACCAACGCAGAAAGAAGGGTCAGACGGCTCAATCAGGCCATTCCTTTGCCTAAGGGAACAAAACACGATTGGGAGATTATATGCCTGATTGCCAGTGCTATGGGATATCCCATGCATTATAATCATCCAAATGAAATTATGGATGAACTTGCCAGCCTTACCCCGGAGTTTGCAGGGATCGATTTTAAGCGACTTGAGGGAGATGGCCTGGTATGGCCTGTATGGGATAAGAAACATCCCGGCACGCCCATTTTACACAAAGATACATTCACGAGGGGAAAAGGGAGATTAAATGATCTTCTCTATACCCCTTCTGAGGAATTGCCCGATAGTGACTATCCTTTATATTTAACCACAGGCCGCCGTCTTTACCATTATAACAACGGATCCATGTCATTACGAAACCCGGAAATTTATGCGATCAGTTCAGAGGAATTCGCAGAAATCCATCCCGGTGAGGCTGAAATATTGGGTATAAAAACAGGGGATACCGTGAGGGTGAAATCAAGGCGCGGTTCATTGGAAGTGAAGGCACATGTCACGACAAAATCCAGACCCGGAAGTATATTCCTGTCCTTCCACTTCCCGGAAACCCCAACGAATATCCTGACTGGTCCCGGAGAAGACTTATTGGCGCTCACCCCGGAGTATAAGGTGTGTGCCATAAAAGTGGAAAAGATTTAG
- a CDS encoding cytochrome b N-terminal domain-containing protein, translated as MDDTKNEFNKSMSEGSSFLKEIVEKNITQKLIPKGMSWFGCMGGISLVAFLVQTITGIFLMFYFIPGTKEAMASIQNITHHVPFGWFVQRIHAVGPHIMIAMVISHMVRIFFKGIYRHPRELHWVSGSCLFILTLLMYFTGNLLSVGNMSELFTIRLSFLYAVHVAVIPAIMGLFMGMHFFMIRKTGIYESL; from the coding sequence ATGGATGATACAAAAAATGAATTCAACAAATCTATGAGCGAAGGAAGCAGTTTCTTAAAAGAGATTGTCGAAAAAAATATCACACAGAAGCTGATTCCTAAAGGGATGAGCTGGTTTGGATGCATGGGCGGGATATCACTGGTTGCGTTTCTCGTACAGACAATTACGGGTATATTTCTTATGTTCTATTTTATTCCTGGCACAAAAGAAGCAATGGCCAGCATTCAGAATATAACACACCATGTTCCCTTCGGATGGTTTGTCCAGCGCATTCACGCTGTAGGTCCCCATATTATGATCGCCATGGTAATTAGTCATATGGTACGTATTTTCTTTAAAGGTATTTACCGTCATCCGCGGGAGTTACACTGGGTATCAGGATCGTGCCTGTTTATCCTCACCCTGCTCATGTATTTTACGGGAAATTTACTGTCTGTCGGCAATATGAGTGAACTTTTTACCATCCGCTTGTCTTTTCTGTATGCTGTCCATGTGGCAGTCATTCCGGCCATCATGGGTTTGTTTATGGGTATGCACTTTTTTATGATTAGAAAAACAGGAATTTACGAATCATTGTAA
- a CDS encoding cytochrome c3 family protein, translated as MVTPKYVRTVNIFCAIFPFVILCCCPFMAFISDAQGSRASATELRETQVQAQSSSEKGEIVGKVRDTSGKPLADITISIQALTRGTPYGYAFEEVTTTDKKGKFRITNISLGTYVVRATPSSDESYLPNDEVIAINSTRKSHRIRLKLSSSIPSGALYVGSEVCLGCHGEYKEWKQTAHANYIRTNITSDTVVAPFNGEIVSTSDGKVKFKPFIQDNVYKVTLYDLNDESVSATYTVVRTHGGSAVAGKQRYHVKIAGSHYILPIQYNFRNVDENNPHGAWVSYRPQDWYNSDQSLITTDVNEPGSHHSSEQYCEGCHVTGLNITQTNDGRFISGSQEFNVSCESCHGPGGDHVPQKLQGNPKAYIINPRYLAADRANEVCGQCHSRVKNKTGENGSAFETEYPCIIDGNRTVPFVPGKALGDYIEITDSTGKTTAGYWGDNDSAKLGANASRNNHSKQHHQQSDDFLKDTHFSLSGMRCIVCHESHGSGKKGTAQLLEKSENNKLCIACHSSYAATEKKHGKERNLHAKHYFSRSDAGGSRCTGCHMPKTAKSGVDNDISSHIFDIIKPSTSRAMADNNTAEGKTNSLGTVITNSCYGCHPEETDYGVALWNSWSILFIP; from the coding sequence ATGGTTACCCCGAAATATGTAAGAACAGTCAACATTTTTTGTGCAATCTTTCCCTTTGTAATACTTTGCTGTTGTCCATTTATGGCATTCATTTCGGATGCACAAGGGTCACGGGCTTCTGCGACTGAATTAAGGGAAACGCAAGTGCAGGCACAGTCTTCCTCAGAGAAGGGAGAAATCGTAGGAAAAGTGCGCGACACCTCCGGGAAACCCCTTGCAGATATAACGATTAGCATTCAGGCCCTTACCAGAGGAACACCCTATGGGTACGCATTTGAAGAGGTAACCACCACCGACAAAAAAGGCAAATTCAGAATAACAAACATAAGTCTCGGCACCTATGTTGTCAGGGCTACCCCGTCTTCGGATGAGTCTTATTTGCCCAATGACGAGGTTATAGCAATTAACTCAACAAGAAAGTCCCATCGTATCAGGTTGAAACTTTCTTCGTCAATTCCTTCCGGCGCATTGTACGTGGGGAGCGAGGTGTGCCTGGGGTGCCATGGTGAATATAAGGAATGGAAGCAAACGGCACACGCTAATTATATACGCACCAACATTACGTCAGACACCGTTGTTGCCCCATTCAATGGAGAAATTGTCTCCACAAGCGATGGCAAGGTTAAATTTAAACCGTTCATACAGGATAATGTCTATAAGGTTACCCTTTATGATTTGAACGATGAGTCCGTTTCGGCAACGTATACGGTAGTCCGCACCCATGGAGGTTCGGCGGTGGCAGGAAAGCAGAGATACCACGTGAAAATCGCCGGAAGTCATTATATCCTTCCTATTCAATACAACTTCCGGAATGTCGATGAAAATAATCCCCATGGTGCATGGGTCTCGTATCGCCCGCAGGACTGGTATAACAGCGACCAGTCTCTGATAACTACCGACGTGAATGAACCTGGTTCACACCATTCCTCAGAACAATACTGCGAGGGGTGCCATGTAACGGGACTAAATATTACACAAACAAATGACGGAAGGTTTATCTCCGGTTCCCAGGAATTTAATGTGTCCTGCGAAAGCTGTCACGGACCGGGGGGAGATCATGTGCCACAAAAGCTCCAGGGCAATCCAAAGGCGTACATCATCAATCCAAGATACCTGGCTGCAGACAGGGCCAACGAAGTGTGCGGCCAATGCCATTCACGGGTAAAAAACAAAACGGGTGAAAACGGTTCCGCGTTTGAGACAGAATATCCGTGTATTATTGACGGCAACAGGACCGTTCCCTTTGTGCCCGGCAAGGCGCTGGGAGACTACATCGAGATAACTGATTCCACAGGCAAGACAACTGCCGGCTACTGGGGTGACAATGATAGCGCAAAGCTGGGCGCAAATGCTTCACGGAACAATCATTCGAAGCAACATCATCAGCAATCGGATGATTTTCTAAAAGACACTCATTTTTCCCTTTCCGGGATGAGATGCATTGTCTGCCACGAGTCTCACGGTAGCGGTAAAAAAGGGACTGCACAACTCCTTGAAAAAAGCGAAAACAATAAACTTTGCATTGCATGCCATAGCAGCTACGCAGCCACGGAAAAAAAACACGGGAAGGAACGGAACCTGCATGCAAAGCATTACTTCAGCCGGAGCGATGCGGGGGGAAGCCGTTGTACGGGTTGTCATATGCCCAAAACAGCCAAGTCCGGCGTGGACAATGACATCTCCTCTCATATCTTTGACATTATAAAGCCATCTACGAGCAGGGCTATGGCCGACAATAATACGGCAGAAGGCAAAACAAACAGCCTCGGCACGGTTATCACGAATTCCTGCTACGGTTGCCATCCTGAGGAGACGGATTACGGCGTTGCACTGTGGAATAGCTGGTCAATACTTTTTATCCCATGA
- a CDS encoding cytochrome c3 family protein: MFLEVKRLNKRLTIKLGIFSLVAIGVVVVVMLATVSSPKQSRFCTSCHGDVVFTNACKKLPSEDIACQDCHSHENSGAVTTDLMNTVNAFATMDVKIKNRYCTQGSCHPLNTLTSAEVRYKKITPFQHRTHTVNFRENLSMRCTSCHANLGGEKHFQTDTRTCNTCHFIYTQKPLYTYEEKPVSDCTVCHNNIEITRDIYGKTFTHLKYEREKKVRCSDCHFTIVRGTGRVDEASCSQCHSEKTDHAKDAARMHYYHIVKNKTPCTPCHTSIKHGWVKENDDDFKNSHSLRPTESGYEIQNLIMMGAGGKGIKGLPDPMYLATLNCSACHKDEFYAKVNPEVCIACHERGFDKILFEQKLFVSSMMKRLKSLIKAAENQQTPDTLSIIREAAFNYEFVTKDGSFGSHNIKYVKNLLNHSIGQLRQIIRNKPKT; the protein is encoded by the coding sequence ATGTTTCTTGAAGTAAAAAGATTAAATAAAAGACTTACCATCAAACTGGGAATTTTCTCCCTGGTTGCCATAGGAGTTGTCGTTGTTGTCATGCTTGCTACGGTATCATCGCCAAAACAATCAAGGTTTTGTACCAGCTGCCATGGGGATGTTGTCTTTACGAACGCGTGTAAAAAATTGCCATCGGAAGATATTGCATGTCAGGATTGCCATAGTCATGAAAACTCCGGCGCGGTTACCACAGATCTCATGAATACGGTGAATGCTTTTGCTACTATGGACGTAAAAATAAAAAACCGGTATTGCACACAAGGGTCATGCCATCCATTGAATACGTTAACCTCTGCTGAGGTCCGATACAAAAAGATCACGCCATTTCAGCATAGAACGCATACGGTCAACTTTCGTGAAAATCTGAGTATGAGATGCACTTCCTGCCATGCAAATCTTGGCGGAGAAAAGCATTTTCAGACGGATACGAGGACATGCAATACCTGCCATTTCATTTATACCCAGAAACCTCTTTACACTTATGAGGAGAAACCCGTTTCGGATTGCACGGTGTGTCATAATAACATTGAAATAACCAGGGACATATACGGAAAGACGTTTACGCATCTCAAATATGAAAGAGAAAAAAAGGTGCGTTGTTCTGACTGCCACTTTACCATCGTTCGGGGAACGGGAAGGGTGGATGAGGCAAGCTGCAGTCAATGTCATTCAGAAAAAACCGATCACGCAAAAGATGCGGCGCGAATGCATTACTATCATATCGTGAAGAACAAGACGCCATGTACTCCATGCCATACCTCTATTAAGCATGGTTGGGTGAAGGAAAATGATGATGATTTTAAAAACAGCCATAGTTTGCGACCTACAGAATCAGGATATGAGATTCAGAATTTGATTATGATGGGGGCCGGTGGCAAGGGCATAAAAGGGTTGCCAGATCCTATGTATCTTGCAACATTGAATTGCTCTGCATGCCACAAAGATGAATTTTACGCAAAGGTAAATCCAGAGGTATGTATTGCCTGTCATGAGCGCGGGTTTGACAAAATACTGTTCGAGCAGAAACTTTTTGTGTCGTCCATGATGAAGCGGCTGAAGTCTTTAATAAAAGCGGCAGAAAACCAACAAACGCCCGATACCTTATCCATCATCCGGGAGGCGGCGTTCAATTATGAATTTGTCACAAAGGACGGGAGCTTTGGTAGCCATAATATTAAATACGTAAAAAACCTCCTGAATCATAGCATCGGGCAATTAAGGCAAATAATACGAAATAAACCAAAGACTTAA
- a CDS encoding cytochrome c3 family protein: MFLRLISSVCLLFALAQRLAMGDSSNYKTQKMPLWSSSDAVQITRNENGVKKCTGENHWNELKQSDYQGVTHSCIDRCHVNYLAYENPYQKRVFRHKIHSPGKGFECGLCHTNDAVGSKTHGKLIVQNKDCLTCHHRDKAAEDCWHCHEGIKEYMEGNIERFNTKVPDLMARDVSCTGCHELAPDGASFKPVRECCIECHDSSDSYGKIYDIWKKILHDECKQCEEKEMDITLANQHAIYYPDSFFVSRLMKATSHILARDIPKLHDAGEKSEVKSLQKKTYSPVDFHNRQELLQFIRANGMHNIILSQLLLQHIKTEQQRLRNDR; the protein is encoded by the coding sequence ATGTTTTTACGGCTTATCTCTTCCGTATGCCTCCTGTTCGCTTTGGCGCAGCGCCTTGCAATGGGCGATAGCAGTAACTACAAAACGCAAAAAATGCCTCTATGGTCATCATCAGACGCTGTGCAAATTACCCGGAATGAAAACGGAGTAAAAAAATGCACGGGGGAAAACCATTGGAATGAGCTAAAGCAATCTGACTACCAGGGTGTTACTCATTCTTGTATTGACAGATGTCATGTGAATTATCTTGCTTATGAAAATCCTTATCAGAAAAGGGTCTTCCGCCATAAAATCCATTCTCCCGGTAAGGGGTTTGAATGTGGTCTCTGTCATACAAACGATGCTGTTGGGTCAAAAACACATGGCAAACTCATTGTGCAAAACAAGGATTGTCTGACCTGCCATCATAGGGATAAGGCTGCCGAAGATTGCTGGCACTGCCATGAGGGAATAAAGGAATATATGGAAGGGAATATCGAGAGATTTAATACAAAAGTGCCGGATCTTATGGCCAGAGATGTTTCCTGTACAGGATGCCATGAACTGGCGCCAGACGGGGCATCATTTAAGCCTGTGCGAGAGTGTTGTATAGAATGTCACGACTCCAGCGACAGTTATGGAAAGATTTATGATATCTGGAAAAAAATACTTCATGATGAGTGCAAGCAATGCGAGGAAAAGGAGATGGATATTACTCTGGCAAATCAGCATGCGATTTATTACCCGGACTCTTTTTTTGTCTCGCGGTTGATGAAGGCAACTTCTCACATCCTGGCCCGCGACATACCGAAGTTGCATGATGCAGGGGAGAAAAGTGAGGTGAAATCGTTGCAGAAAAAGACATATTCGCCGGTTGATTTTCATAACCGGCAAGAGCTCTTGCAATTTATCCGGGCGAACGGTATGCATAATATCATATTATCACAACTCCTTTTACAACACATCAAAACGGAACAACAACGGTTGCGTAACGATAGATGA
- a CDS encoding ATP-binding cassette domain-containing protein → MALISLQNVTTGFGRPLLIEHANLQIERGERVCLLGRNGTGKSTLLKLINGDLIPDSGEIVRQKGLHTAYLSQEIPGELHGTVFDIVSDGLGSSDGCQSTRDIDQEWKRRHQVEKIISQMELDADAEFNTLSSGLKRRVLLARGLVCDPDILLLDEPTNHLDADSISWLEEFLLRYGGTILFVTHDRTFLKRLATSILEIDRGRLSSWACDYETFLVRKQAVLEAEESQQAVFDKKLAQEEIWIRQGIKARRTRNEGRVRALEDMRKARRERRQVMGTVRIQIQEAERSGALVIKAENVTYSYDTKPVVSGFSAAIMRGDKIGIIGPNGAGKTTLLRLLLGALSPQQGSIRHGTRLNITYFDQLRAQLKEDKSVFDNVGDGNDVIVFNGKPRHIISYLQDFLFSPDRVRVPVNALSGGERNRLLLARLFARPSNVLVMDEPTNDLDLETLELLEELLLDYQGTLLLVSHDRTFLNNVVTSIFVFEGEGKVSEYIGGYDDWQRQSEEKRKTSRRKLRRRQNRYAGSVSGPAGLPLRNSENWKPYHKVLKPWKQNNGNCIKP, encoded by the coding sequence ATGGCATTGATAAGCTTGCAGAACGTAACTACGGGCTTTGGAAGGCCATTGCTGATCGAACACGCAAATTTGCAGATAGAACGGGGTGAAAGGGTGTGCCTCCTTGGCCGCAATGGCACCGGCAAGTCTACTTTGCTCAAGCTGATCAATGGAGACCTGATACCCGATTCAGGTGAGATTGTCCGGCAAAAAGGGCTGCATACCGCCTATCTTTCCCAGGAGATTCCAGGGGAATTGCATGGCACCGTGTTCGATATCGTATCAGATGGGCTTGGGTCATCAGATGGTTGTCAATCCACACGAGATATCGATCAGGAATGGAAAAGGCGGCATCAGGTCGAAAAGATAATTTCGCAGATGGAATTAGATGCGGATGCCGAATTCAATACACTTTCCTCCGGACTCAAACGCCGGGTATTACTTGCCAGAGGGCTGGTGTGTGATCCCGATATCCTGTTACTCGACGAGCCAACCAATCATTTAGATGCCGATTCGATCAGTTGGTTAGAAGAATTTCTCCTGCGTTATGGGGGCACGATACTCTTTGTCACCCACGACCGTACGTTTCTGAAAAGACTGGCAACCAGCATTCTTGAGATTGACCGGGGAAGGCTTTCGAGCTGGGCGTGTGATTATGAAACCTTTCTCGTGCGCAAGCAGGCCGTCCTTGAGGCAGAAGAGAGTCAGCAGGCTGTTTTTGACAAGAAACTGGCACAGGAAGAGATATGGATCCGCCAGGGCATCAAGGCCAGGCGTACCAGGAATGAAGGGCGTGTGCGGGCGCTGGAAGATATGCGTAAGGCCCGGCGGGAACGGCGTCAGGTCATGGGCACGGTGCGCATACAGATCCAGGAAGCTGAACGTTCCGGTGCACTCGTGATAAAGGCTGAGAACGTCACCTATAGCTATGATACTAAACCGGTTGTCAGCGGTTTTTCCGCAGCGATTATGAGGGGCGATAAGATCGGGATTATCGGTCCTAATGGCGCGGGCAAGACCACGCTGCTGCGGCTTCTGCTGGGAGCGTTGTCTCCCCAACAGGGCAGCATACGTCATGGCACCCGTCTCAATATTACGTATTTCGACCAGCTTCGCGCTCAATTGAAAGAGGACAAATCGGTTTTTGACAACGTAGGGGATGGGAACGACGTCATTGTCTTCAACGGCAAACCACGGCATATTATCAGCTATTTGCAGGATTTTCTGTTTTCCCCCGATCGGGTGCGGGTTCCGGTGAATGCCCTTTCCGGCGGAGAACGCAACCGGCTCCTCCTGGCACGGCTATTTGCAAGACCGTCCAATGTCCTTGTAATGGATGAACCCACGAACGATCTGGACTTAGAGACGCTGGAGCTTTTGGAAGAACTGCTTTTAGATTATCAGGGCACACTCCTCCTTGTTAGCCATGATCGAACCTTTCTTAATAATGTGGTAACCAGCATCTTTGTGTTTGAAGGGGAAGGGAAGGTGAGCGAGTATATCGGCGGGTATGACGACTGGCAACGACAGAGTGAAGAAAAAAGAAAGACGTCACGGAGAAAACTCAGGCGAAGACAGAACCGGTACGCAGGCAGCGTGAGCGGCCCCGCAGGCTTACCTTTAAGGAACAGCGAGAACTGGAAGCCCTACCACAAGGTATTGAAGCCCTGGAAGCAGAACAACGGCAACTGTATCAAACCATGA
- a CDS encoding pentapeptide repeat-containing protein, protein MEASLNQDRTIFIQETISGTNLMQGDFSNRRLIGSTVQSFKMQDGRCRYLRAQGTRFQNFSIDHVLCDQGNYQDCAWSGLEVRNSFLTGSHFSGCTFEATMGELSSFGLSFFSDCKLQGSRLSEVSFSGTWWKNCWFEQEDYFFVRFPSSVFLETRFVGCRLQKVIFREATFIRCSFEKCTLNESVFHKARFIDTQWIDTDMQQAANLKEIRYD, encoded by the coding sequence ATGGAAGCGAGCCTAAATCAGGATAGAACGATATTTATTCAGGAAACCATTTCAGGGACAAACCTGATGCAGGGGGATTTCTCGAACAGACGTCTGATTGGTAGTACGGTTCAATCCTTTAAGATGCAGGATGGGCGTTGCCGCTATCTCCGGGCGCAGGGTACCCGCTTTCAGAATTTTTCCATTGACCATGTCTTGTGTGATCAGGGGAATTATCAGGACTGCGCATGGTCAGGTTTAGAAGTCAGGAATTCTTTTCTTACCGGGAGCCATTTCTCCGGATGCACATTTGAGGCAACGATGGGAGAACTCAGTTCATTTGGTTTATCCTTTTTTTCCGATTGCAAACTCCAGGGTTCCCGGCTTAGCGAGGTCTCCTTTAGCGGCACCTGGTGGAAAAACTGCTGGTTTGAACAGGAAGATTATTTTTTTGTCCGCTTTCCCTCTTCGGTCTTTCTTGAAACAAGGTTCGTGGGATGCCGTTTGCAAAAGGTCATTTTTCGGGAGGCAACCTTTATTCGTTGCTCTTTTGAGAAATGCACGCTCAACGAATCGGTATTCCATAAGGCCAGATTTATCGATACGCAGTGGATTGATACCGATATGCAACAGGCTGCAAACCTGAAAGAGATTCGATATGATTAG